In Listeria monocytogenes, the following proteins share a genomic window:
- a CDS encoding ABC transporter ATP-binding protein encodes MFAFENVYLKRDNKTILSDINWVVNEKENWAILGLNGSGKTTLLQLLNGYLWPSSGRLQVLGHIFGQTSLPELRKAIGWVSNALDHQLKDYELSEQIVLSGKFASIGIYAKVTADELALAKKWLIDCGGISLIGKPYKILSQGERQIVLIARALMASPKLLILDEPCNGLDLFAKERLLERIKKIAELPESPTMLFVTHHTEEILPCFDNIILLRDGEITHHGKTENLLTEEVLQDFYQKPVELIRIKDGSIAVYPK; translated from the coding sequence ATGTTTGCTTTTGAAAATGTATATTTAAAGCGAGATAATAAAACGATTTTGTCGGATATTAATTGGGTGGTTAATGAAAAAGAAAATTGGGCGATCCTAGGGCTCAATGGTTCTGGAAAAACAACTTTACTACAACTTTTAAATGGGTATCTTTGGCCTAGTAGTGGTCGACTTCAAGTGCTTGGGCATATTTTCGGTCAGACTTCTTTGCCGGAATTGCGTAAAGCGATTGGTTGGGTTAGTAATGCGCTTGACCATCAGTTGAAAGACTATGAGTTAAGTGAGCAAATCGTTCTTAGTGGGAAGTTTGCAAGTATTGGTATTTATGCGAAAGTCACGGCAGATGAACTAGCTTTAGCGAAAAAATGGCTTATTGATTGTGGTGGCATATCGCTCATTGGGAAACCGTATAAAATTTTATCTCAAGGAGAGCGCCAGATTGTATTGATTGCACGTGCTTTAATGGCGAGTCCTAAGTTGCTTATTTTAGATGAGCCTTGTAATGGGCTTGATTTATTTGCAAAGGAGCGCTTATTAGAAAGAATTAAGAAGATTGCGGAACTGCCGGAATCTCCAACGATGCTTTTTGTTACTCACCATACGGAAGAGATTCTCCCCTGCTTCGATAATATCATTTTACTTCGTGACGGGGAAATAACTCATCACGGAAAAACAGAAAATCTTTTGACAGAAGAAGTTCTTCAAGATTTTTATCAAAAGCCAGTAGAATTAATTCGGATAAAAGACGGCTCCATTGCAGTCTATCCGAAGTAA
- the purE gene encoding 5-(carboxyamino)imidazole ribonucleotide mutase yields the protein MPAVIGVIMGSTSDWDTMKKACDVLDELEIAYEKKVVSAHRTPDLMFQYAEQARERGLKIIIAGAGGAAHLPGMVAAKTTLPVIGVPIKSKALNGMDSLLSIVQMPGGVPVATVAIGESGAVNAGLLAAQILSITDDAITNRLEKRRATLEETVLESSDSLG from the coding sequence ATGCCTGCTGTAATTGGTGTCATTATGGGGAGTACCTCAGATTGGGATACAATGAAAAAAGCATGTGATGTATTAGATGAATTAGAAATAGCATATGAGAAAAAAGTGGTTTCAGCTCATCGTACACCAGATTTAATGTTTCAATATGCAGAACAAGCGCGGGAACGTGGTTTGAAAATTATTATTGCCGGTGCTGGTGGTGCGGCGCATTTGCCGGGGATGGTTGCAGCAAAGACGACTTTGCCAGTTATTGGTGTGCCAATTAAATCAAAAGCATTGAATGGAATGGACTCGTTACTTTCTATTGTACAGATGCCTGGAGGTGTTCCCGTAGCAACAGTAGCTATTGGCGAAAGTGGCGCGGTTAATGCTGGACTTCTAGCTGCACAAATTTTATCTATAACAGACGATGCAATTACTAACAGATTAGAAAAAAGACGTGCTACACTAGAAGAAACAGTTCTAGAAAGTAGTGATTCTCTTGGATAA
- a CDS encoding HD domain-containing protein produces the protein MKQEEIIIAAQQWMQSHFEKEATGHDWEHIKRVWHLSKQIQSVEGGDKFTIELAALFHDYNDSKLTEDPLQATEIITTWLREKEIPKEVISKIIRIIQAVSFKNGKNPIHASTIEEKIVQDADRLDAIGAIGIARTFTYGGAHNREIANQNHPENTTLQHFYDKLLLIQDQLKTTTAQEIAVEKQKIMQDFIHALEKELKI, from the coding sequence ATGAAACAAGAAGAAATAATAATAGCCGCGCAACAATGGATGCAATCTCATTTCGAAAAGGAAGCTACTGGACACGACTGGGAACATATTAAACGAGTCTGGCATTTAAGCAAACAAATCCAGTCTGTAGAAGGCGGAGACAAATTCACTATAGAATTAGCCGCATTGTTCCACGACTATAATGACAGCAAACTAACAGAAGATCCACTACAAGCAACTGAAATAATCACAACTTGGCTGAGAGAAAAAGAAATACCTAAAGAGGTAATCAGTAAAATCATCCGAATTATCCAAGCAGTCTCTTTTAAAAATGGAAAAAATCCTATCCACGCTTCCACAATAGAAGAAAAAATAGTCCAAGATGCAGACCGTTTAGACGCAATTGGAGCAATCGGTATAGCTAGAACATTTACATATGGAGGAGCGCACAATAGAGAAATAGCTAATCAAAACCACCCTGAAAACACCACATTACAACACTTTTACGATAAATTATTACTAATTCAAGACCAGCTGAAAACAACGACTGCCCAAGAAATTGCAGTAGAAAAACAAAAAATTATGCAGGATTTTATACATGCACTAGAGAAAGAATTAAAAATATAA
- a CDS encoding DUF2179 domain-containing protein: MDNGIFIVATIFVVNILYVTIYTVRLLLTMKGYRYLAALSSVFEMIIYVVALSLVLDNLNNIANVLAYAIGFGVGIIVGMKIEERIALGYITVNVITKEYNLDLPNQIRDLGYGVTSWLASGRDGERMMLEILTQRKNERKLYKHIIEIDSGAFIVSSEPKQIHGGFWVKQVRK, encoded by the coding sequence GTGGATAATGGCATATTTATAGTAGCTACTATTTTTGTTGTAAATATTTTATATGTAACGATTTATACAGTGAGGTTACTTTTGACGATGAAGGGTTATCGTTATTTAGCTGCGCTTTCTAGTGTATTTGAAATGATTATTTATGTGGTTGCGCTTAGTTTGGTTTTGGATAACTTAAATAATATTGCCAATGTTTTAGCGTATGCTATTGGGTTTGGCGTGGGAATTATCGTTGGTATGAAAATTGAAGAGCGTATAGCTTTGGGGTATATTACAGTGAATGTTATTACAAAAGAATATAATCTAGACTTACCAAACCAAATTCGCGATTTAGGTTATGGGGTTACTAGTTGGCTTGCGAGTGGACGTGATGGCGAACGAATGATGCTTGAAATTTTGACACAGAGGAAGAATGAGCGGAAATTATATAAGCATATTATCGAAATTGATAGTGGCGCATTTATTGTTTCCTCTGAGCCAAAACAAATTCACGGTGGATTTTGGGTTAAACAAGTTCGAAAATAA
- the purS gene encoding phosphoribosylformylglycinamidine synthase subunit PurS, whose amino-acid sequence MYNVKVYVTLKKSVLDPQGVAVKDAAKSMGYEEVEDVRIGKFMELKVAKSDRDIHEVLNEMCDKLLTNPVMEDYRYEIEEA is encoded by the coding sequence ATGTATAATGTCAAAGTTTATGTCACTTTAAAGAAAAGCGTATTAGATCCACAAGGTGTTGCAGTAAAAGATGCAGCGAAAAGCATGGGTTACGAGGAAGTAGAAGATGTTCGTATTGGTAAATTTATGGAACTAAAAGTTGCAAAATCAGATCGAGATATTCATGAAGTATTAAATGAAATGTGCGACAAACTGTTAACTAACCCGGTGATGGAAGATTACCGATATGAAATTGAGGAGGCGTAA
- the purC gene encoding phosphoribosylaminoimidazolesuccinocarboxamide synthase, with product MTNELVYEGKAKRLFKTEEAGVLRVAYKDDATALNGVRKESFAGKGELNNQITSLIFSHLAEAGIESHFIRAISETEQLVKEVSIIPLEVVVRNVMAGSLAKRLGKEEGEPIPNAIVEFYFKEDALDDPFINDDHVLYLEIATTNEMDEIRQAARSINKVLQELFTQMNITLIDFKLEFGRDAAGNILLADEISPDTCRLWDKETNQKLDKDVFRRNIGNLTDVYTEVLNRLKQVQN from the coding sequence GTGACTAATGAACTGGTTTATGAAGGAAAGGCAAAACGACTTTTTAAAACAGAAGAAGCAGGTGTCTTGCGTGTTGCCTATAAGGACGATGCGACAGCGCTAAATGGGGTACGAAAGGAATCTTTTGCTGGGAAGGGTGAGCTTAATAACCAAATTACATCGCTTATTTTTTCTCATTTAGCAGAAGCGGGAATAGAGAGTCATTTTATCCGGGCGATTTCGGAAACGGAACAATTGGTGAAAGAGGTATCGATTATTCCGCTTGAAGTAGTTGTTCGTAATGTGATGGCTGGGAGTCTTGCGAAGCGGCTTGGGAAAGAAGAAGGCGAGCCAATTCCAAATGCGATAGTGGAATTTTATTTTAAAGAGGATGCGTTAGATGACCCGTTTATTAATGATGATCATGTGCTTTATTTAGAGATTGCGACAACGAATGAAATGGACGAGATTCGCCAGGCTGCTCGTTCGATTAATAAGGTGCTACAAGAATTATTCACTCAAATGAATATTACGCTAATTGATTTTAAGTTAGAATTTGGTCGGGATGCGGCTGGAAATATTTTATTAGCAGATGAGATTTCGCCTGATACATGCAGACTTTGGGACAAGGAAACAAATCAAAAGCTCGATAAGGATGTGTTTCGTCGGAATATTGGCAATTTAACAGATGTGTATACAGAAGTATTGAATAGATTAAAGCAAGTTCAAAACTAG
- the purQ gene encoding phosphoribosylformylglycinamidine synthase subunit PurQ: MKFAVIQFPGSNCDLDMLHAIRDSIGEEAEYVWHAETSLAGFDAVLLPGGFSYGDYLRTGAIAKFSSIMPEVLRFAEMGKPVLGVCNGFQILTEIGLLPGALIRNNNLHFICKTVPLRVANASTMFTELYEEGEIIQVPVAHGEGNYYCDDETLLKLKENNQIVFTYDSVNPNGSRADIAGIVNERGNVLGMMPHPERAVEEIIGGTDGLRLFESVVKAWKEEQVNA; this comes from the coding sequence ATGAAATTTGCTGTCATTCAGTTCCCAGGTTCTAATTGTGATCTTGATATGCTACATGCGATTCGCGATTCTATTGGCGAGGAGGCGGAATATGTATGGCATGCGGAAACAAGTCTTGCAGGCTTTGACGCGGTGTTACTTCCAGGTGGATTTTCTTACGGAGATTACTTGCGAACTGGTGCGATTGCAAAATTTTCAAGTATTATGCCAGAAGTTTTGCGCTTTGCTGAAATGGGAAAACCAGTGCTTGGTGTGTGTAACGGATTCCAAATTTTAACTGAAATTGGTTTACTGCCAGGTGCTTTAATTAGAAATAATAATTTGCATTTTATTTGTAAAACAGTGCCGCTTCGTGTGGCAAATGCAAGTACGATGTTTACGGAGCTTTATGAAGAAGGCGAAATTATCCAAGTTCCCGTTGCTCACGGAGAAGGTAATTATTACTGTGACGACGAAACACTTTTAAAATTAAAAGAAAATAACCAAATTGTTTTTACATATGATAGCGTTAATCCGAATGGTAGTCGTGCGGATATTGCGGGTATCGTAAATGAGCGCGGTAATGTGCTTGGAATGATGCCACATCCAGAACGCGCGGTAGAAGAAATTATTGGCGGTACTGATGGTTTAAGACTTTTCGAGTCCGTTGTAAAAGCTTGGAAGGAGGAACAAGTAAATGCCTAA
- the purB gene encoding adenylosuccinate lyase, with protein sequence MLERYTRKEMGNIWTEQNRYQAWLEVEILACEAWAELGDIPKEDVAKIRANAKFDVDRIHEIELETRHDVVAFTRSVSESLGAERKWVHYGLTSTDVVDTANSYLLKQANEILRKDLENFIAIIGEKAKEHKYTVTMGRTHGVHAEPTTFGLKLALWYEEMKRNLERFNFAADGVEFGKISGAVGTYANIDPFVEAYVCEKLGTTPAPISTQTLQRDRHAEYLATLALIATSVEKFAVEVRALQKSEVREVEEFFAKGQKGSSAMPHKRNPIGSENVTGLARVIRGHMVTAYENVPLWHERDISHSSAERIILPDSTILLDYILNRFGNIVKNLTVFPENMKRNMDRTLGLIYSQRVLLALIDKGLAREAAYDVVQPRAMEAWEKQVPFRELVEQDATITENLSAEEIADCFDYNYHLKNVDLIFDRLGL encoded by the coding sequence ATGTTAGAACGTTATACTCGTAAAGAAATGGGCAACATTTGGACAGAACAAAACCGTTACCAAGCTTGGTTGGAAGTAGAGATTTTAGCTTGTGAAGCTTGGGCAGAGCTTGGCGACATTCCGAAAGAAGACGTTGCGAAGATTCGCGCTAATGCGAAGTTTGATGTGGATCGTATTCATGAGATTGAACTAGAAACTAGACATGATGTAGTAGCATTTACACGTTCGGTTTCGGAATCGCTTGGTGCGGAACGTAAATGGGTTCATTATGGCTTAACTTCAACAGACGTAGTGGATACAGCGAATTCTTATCTGCTAAAACAAGCGAATGAGATTTTGCGCAAAGACTTGGAAAATTTCATTGCGATTATTGGCGAAAAAGCAAAAGAACATAAATATACCGTAACAATGGGACGTACACATGGTGTTCATGCGGAGCCAACTACTTTTGGTCTGAAACTTGCTTTATGGTACGAGGAAATGAAACGTAATTTAGAACGTTTTAACTTTGCTGCTGACGGCGTTGAATTTGGAAAAATTTCAGGTGCGGTTGGTACGTATGCGAATATTGATCCTTTTGTGGAAGCTTACGTATGTGAAAAATTAGGAACAACTCCTGCGCCGATTTCTACACAAACGTTGCAACGTGATCGCCATGCAGAATATTTGGCAACGCTAGCTTTAATTGCAACTTCTGTAGAAAAATTTGCGGTAGAAGTACGTGCACTGCAAAAAAGTGAAGTGCGTGAAGTAGAAGAATTCTTTGCAAAAGGGCAAAAAGGTTCCTCTGCAATGCCGCATAAACGTAATCCAATTGGTTCTGAAAATGTAACGGGGTTAGCGCGCGTTATTCGCGGTCATATGGTTACTGCTTATGAAAATGTGCCACTTTGGCATGAACGTGATATTTCTCATAGCTCAGCGGAACGAATTATTCTGCCAGATTCCACTATTTTACTTGATTATATTTTGAATCGTTTTGGAAATATCGTGAAAAACTTGACGGTGTTCCCAGAAAATATGAAACGCAATATGGATAGAACACTGGGACTTATTTATTCACAGCGTGTATTACTTGCGCTTATTGATAAAGGTTTAGCTCGTGAGGCGGCGTATGATGTCGTGCAACCAAGAGCAATGGAAGCCTGGGAAAAACAAGTACCTTTCCGTGAATTAGTAGAACAAGATGCAACCATTACTGAAAACCTATCTGCGGAAGAAATTGCAGATTGCTTTGATTACAACTATCACCTGAAGAATGTCGACTTAATTTTTGATCGTTTAGGATTATAA
- the purK gene encoding 5-(carboxyamino)imidazole ribonucleotide synthase: MDKKYLLTNSTIGIIGGGQLGRMLALAAKAMGYRIIVLDPTAECPAAQVSDEQIIADYDDKVALRELSEKADVVTYEFENIDYDALKMTQNLVSVPQGSELLSITQDRILEKAYLESANINIAPYAVIVEQDEIESEIKSIGYPAVLKTAQGGYDGKGQVVLHDERDIETAARLLRYGSCVLEAWIPFEKEISVVVARNLDGQVETFPVAENVHVNNILHTTTAPADVADDVHEEAEEIARKLADVLQLCGVLAVEMFVTSSGAIYVNELAPRPHNSGHFTIEACSISQFTQHIRAIVGLPLVKPELLKPALMINILGQHVDDVNKQMVNYPHWFVHYYGKKEAKINRKMGHITVLTDEPKAVLQDLEETQIWK, from the coding sequence TTGGATAAAAAATATTTACTGACAAATAGTACTATTGGTATCATTGGTGGTGGACAGCTTGGACGAATGCTTGCTCTTGCAGCGAAAGCGATGGGGTATCGGATTATTGTTCTTGATCCCACTGCTGAATGTCCAGCTGCTCAAGTAAGCGATGAGCAAATTATTGCGGATTATGACGATAAAGTAGCGTTACGCGAACTATCCGAAAAAGCAGATGTAGTTACGTATGAGTTTGAAAATATCGACTATGATGCTTTAAAAATGACGCAGAACTTAGTATCAGTTCCTCAAGGTTCGGAATTGCTTTCGATTACGCAGGATAGAATTTTGGAAAAAGCCTATTTGGAATCTGCTAATATTAATATTGCGCCATATGCAGTTATTGTTGAACAAGATGAAATTGAAAGCGAAATTAAAAGTATTGGATATCCTGCTGTTTTAAAAACAGCGCAAGGTGGTTACGACGGGAAAGGACAAGTGGTTCTTCATGATGAGAGGGACATTGAAACAGCGGCGAGATTGTTGCGATATGGCTCTTGTGTACTAGAAGCTTGGATTCCATTTGAAAAAGAGATTTCTGTCGTTGTTGCTCGTAATTTAGATGGACAAGTAGAGACGTTCCCTGTTGCAGAAAATGTACATGTAAATAATATTTTGCATACGACTACGGCTCCAGCAGATGTGGCGGATGACGTGCATGAGGAAGCGGAAGAAATTGCCAGAAAGTTAGCAGATGTACTTCAATTATGTGGTGTTTTGGCAGTAGAAATGTTTGTGACTAGTTCAGGTGCGATTTATGTAAATGAACTTGCTCCTAGACCGCATAACTCTGGGCATTTTACGATTGAAGCTTGTTCCATTTCGCAGTTTACACAGCATATTCGAGCAATTGTTGGATTGCCACTCGTGAAACCAGAACTCTTAAAACCAGCTTTAATGATTAATATTTTAGGGCAACATGTTGATGATGTGAATAAACAAATGGTGAATTATCCTCATTGGTTTGTACATTATTACGGTAAAAAAGAAGCGAAAATTAATCGCAAAATGGGACATATCACTGTGCTGACTGATGAACCAAAAGCGGTTTTACAAGATTTAGAAGAAACGCAAATTTGGAAGTAA